Proteins found in one Coffea eugenioides isolate CCC68of chromosome 5, Ceug_1.0, whole genome shotgun sequence genomic segment:
- the LOC113771439 gene encoding uncharacterized protein LOC113771439, producing the protein MVTSKEWTFSAYAKDSKAKKFVHLVIDSMFWKECATIVQLTEPLVRGLRIVDSDERPAMGYLYATMHRVRQELFTRFIRKKKIVDTYLRIIDSRWDGIASQKSSCYWFLFNPSYQYNYVELKKHKHMTSGLLDVIERYSYVNPDLMSNLTREIKLFYKAEGDFGRVFAIRDRDVMLPNEWWTCYGNSAPNLQKLAIHVLSQACSASGCKRNWSLFEYIRSKKRNRLEHQKLNDLVYVHYNLRLQQRNARGRNYDPIDFEDFNTNETWILDDEPSQLTVAELESFRNEIAAFTIDQPNETLNVDELDTRDEDETNNEENDGRNDPNEGYGVSNFGGAEEFGGAKFGTS; encoded by the exons ATGGTAACTTCGAAAGAATGGACTTTTTCAGCATATGCTAAGGATAGTAAGGCAAAAAAATTTGTGCACCTTGTGATAGATTCTATGTTCTGGAAAGAATGTGCTACAATAGTTCAATTAACAGAGCCACTTGTTCGAGGTTTAAGGATTGTTGATAGTGACGAAAGGCCTGCCATGGGGTACTTGTATGCTACTATGCATAGAGTTAGGCAAGAGCTTTTCACAAGATttataaggaaaaagaaaatagttgACACTTACCTGAGAATAATCGACTCAAGATGGGATGGGATAGCTTCACAAAAATCTTCATGCTACTGGTTTTTGTTCAATCCTTCTTATCAATATAATTATGTTGAATTGAAAAAGCACAAACATATGACATCAGGACTTTTGGATGTGATTGAGAGGTATTCTTACGTAAATCCTGATCTGATGAGTAATCTAACAAGAGAAATAAAACTATTTTATAAAGCTGAAGGTGATTTTGGTAGAGTATTTGCTATACGAGATCGTGATGTCATGCTCCCAA aTGAATGGTGGACATGTTATGGTAATAGTGCACCTAATTTGCAAAAACTAGCTATACATGTTCTAAGCCAAGCTTGCAGTGCTTCTGGCTGTAAAAGGAATTGGAGTTTGTTTGAGTATATCCGCTCAAAGAAGAGAAATAGATTGGAGCATCAAAAACTAAATGATTTGGTTTATGTGCACTATAATTTAAGATTACAACAAag AAATGCAAGGGGAAGAAATTATGATCCTATTGATTTTGAGGATTTCAACACCAATGAAACTTGGATTTTGGATGATGAACCTTCACAGTTGACAGTAGCTGAATTAGAAAGTTTTAGGAATGAAATAGCTGCATTTACTATCGACCAGCCAA ATGAAACTTTAAACGTGGATGAATTGGATACTAGAGATGAAGATGAGACTAATAATGAAGAGAATGATGGAAGAAATGATCCTAATGAAGGCTATGGTGTGTCAAATTTTGGTGGTGCTGAAGAATTTGGTGGTGCTAAATTCGGCACTAGTTAG